The Corallococcus soli genome includes a window with the following:
- a CDS encoding COG3014 family protein: protein MSNVSDIASRASRATVRQGVARWGLLFVTALGLLSGCASDYVARTAAARLAYQASDYPRALRELEDEEKGAPQRDQLLLMLDRGMVLHAAGQWEASTKVLAEADRLVGELDITSVSEEAGVLLSNERRRAYRGEDFEKLMISVLQALNYAQLGRDEDALVEVRRVNERLEKMILEEKKPYEQLAIARYLGGVLYEDQREWDSAFIDYMKAYELEPRLGGLVEPLLRLAKKTGRDDAYAMLSQKFPDVEHSPPGPEDGQLVVVVEAGLSPEKTSASRDYNDSGELISVPVYRDRGGTPAVRVAVGDRSERAVTVTSLSRVAQVHLNDRIGRMLAKQLAGAVAKAGVAAGVGALTKSKELGVLTFLLLNAGNQPDLRSWLSLPAEFQVARFRLAPGKHTVQVDAPGRPTTHAVEVKPGRVAVLVVRSY, encoded by the coding sequence GTGTCCAACGTGTCCGACATCGCCTCGCGGGCCTCACGCGCCACCGTCCGACAGGGCGTGGCGCGCTGGGGCCTGCTGTTCGTCACCGCCCTGGGCCTGCTGAGCGGCTGCGCCAGTGACTACGTGGCGCGCACCGCGGCGGCGCGCCTGGCGTACCAGGCCTCCGACTATCCGCGCGCCCTGCGGGAACTGGAGGACGAGGAGAAGGGCGCCCCGCAGCGCGACCAGCTCCTGTTGATGCTCGACAGGGGCATGGTGCTGCACGCGGCGGGGCAGTGGGAGGCGAGCACGAAGGTCCTGGCGGAGGCGGACCGGCTCGTGGGGGAGCTGGACATCACCTCCGTGAGCGAGGAGGCCGGCGTGCTGCTCAGCAACGAGCGTCGGCGTGCCTACCGGGGAGAGGACTTCGAGAAGCTGATGATCTCCGTCCTCCAGGCGCTCAACTACGCGCAGCTGGGTCGGGACGAGGACGCGCTCGTGGAGGTCCGCCGCGTCAACGAGCGCCTGGAGAAGATGATCCTCGAGGAGAAGAAGCCCTACGAACAGCTCGCCATCGCCCGCTACCTGGGGGGCGTGCTGTACGAGGACCAGCGGGAGTGGGACTCGGCCTTCATCGACTACATGAAGGCGTACGAGTTGGAGCCCCGGCTGGGCGGGCTGGTGGAACCCCTGCTGCGGCTGGCGAAGAAGACCGGCCGCGACGACGCCTACGCCATGCTGTCCCAGAAGTTCCCGGACGTGGAGCACTCGCCGCCCGGGCCGGAGGACGGGCAGCTCGTCGTGGTGGTGGAGGCGGGCCTGTCACCGGAGAAGACGTCCGCGTCGCGCGACTACAACGACTCCGGGGAGCTCATCTCCGTGCCGGTGTACCGCGACCGCGGAGGCACACCGGCGGTGCGCGTGGCGGTGGGGGACCGCTCGGAGCGGGCGGTGACGGTGACGTCGCTGTCGCGGGTGGCCCAGGTGCACCTGAACGACCGCATCGGCCGGATGCTGGCGAAGCAGCTCGCGGGCGCCGTGGCCAAGGCGGGCGTGGCCGCGGGCGTGGGCGCGCTGACCAAGAGCAAGGAGCTGGGCGTGCTGACCTTCCTGCTGCTCAACGCCGGCAACCAGCCCGACCTGCGCTCCTGGCTGTCGCTGCCCGCGGAGTTCCAGGTGGCGCGCTTCCGGCTTGCTCCGGGAAAACACACCGTCCAGGTGGACGCGCCGGGCCGGCCGACGACGCACGCGGTGGAGGTGAAGCCGGGCCGGGTGGCGGTGCTGGTGGTGCGAAGCTATTGA
- a CDS encoding response regulator, translating to MSEQKRRILLIDDSEITLAMEKAVLEARGYEVVATSTLMEFEKTLQIWRPDLILTDIHMPEAKGTDICRTLKNEYGTQDIPIVLFSSLPDDELSKLAEQVGADGSLSKVNGLEAMGEKIDELVQSILW from the coding sequence GTGTCCGAGCAGAAGCGAAGAATCCTCCTGATTGACGACAGCGAGATCACCCTCGCCATGGAGAAGGCCGTCCTGGAGGCACGGGGCTATGAGGTCGTGGCCACCTCCACGCTCATGGAGTTTGAGAAAACGCTCCAGATCTGGCGGCCGGACCTCATCCTCACCGACATCCACATGCCCGAAGCGAAGGGCACGGACATCTGCCGCACGTTGAAGAACGAGTACGGCACGCAGGACATCCCCATCGTGCTGTTCTCCAGCCTGCCGGACGACGAGCTGTCGAAGCTGGCGGAGCAGGTGGGCGCGGATGGTTCGCTCTCCAAGGTGAACGGCCTGGAGGCGATGGGCGAGAAGATCGACGAGCTGGTGCAGAGCATCCTCTGGTGA
- a CDS encoding ATP-binding protein, which produces MTKVRKVNKADPLADLPRWAQQLARKYYTKTVSTFLLYGAVRDLQPLQLEDGGRGFGTLKTFLSEELFGGRDHVLFYDRSSGIRSASPETQKDLARAMAGYDAMYGTDYAKVMPRDPGRALQILENFLRMRLSEGRSLALIIDFAETLVPGGEMSHLSAEDRFVVATLDKWAHDPQFLAGDVSVVLLAENLADMSPRISRNPYVAPIELPLPTEEERLDYVRSKLDGKRLQSLSEVPLAGLAKMTAGLSRINLDRVLTEALEREIRITPDMLKEKKKELIQAECHGLLEFIEPAHNLDAVAGHAHAKQMLRQAASALKKGRIEVMPMGYLLSGPVGTGKTFMVSCFAGEIGIPVVKFLNFRSQWQGVTEANLEKIFNLLKALWPVAVMVDEADTFLGNRDSGGDSGTSSRIFGSIAAFMGNTQYRGKIVWFLLTARPDLLPIDLKRQGRAEEHIALFYPQTDEERNELFQVMSRKTGVSVEGVESFATLIPEGVRAFSGADIEAVMVRSKFRALADNRDQVTKEDLAAVLADFVPPSYPLEIEMQNLVAVQECTSRALLPENFRALDRDYISRRVRELKMLLEEQ; this is translated from the coding sequence GTGACGAAGGTGCGCAAGGTGAACAAGGCGGATCCGCTGGCGGATCTGCCCAGGTGGGCGCAGCAGCTGGCCCGCAAGTACTACACGAAGACCGTCAGCACCTTCCTGCTGTACGGGGCCGTGCGCGATCTCCAGCCGCTGCAACTGGAGGACGGCGGGCGCGGCTTCGGCACGCTCAAGACCTTCTTGTCGGAGGAGCTGTTCGGCGGACGGGACCACGTCCTGTTCTACGACCGCTCGTCGGGCATCCGCTCCGCCTCGCCGGAGACGCAGAAGGACCTGGCGCGGGCCATGGCGGGCTACGACGCGATGTACGGCACCGACTACGCGAAGGTGATGCCGCGCGACCCGGGCCGTGCGCTCCAGATCCTGGAGAACTTCCTGCGCATGCGCCTGAGCGAGGGCCGCTCGCTGGCGCTCATCATCGACTTCGCGGAGACGCTGGTGCCCGGCGGGGAGATGAGCCACCTGTCCGCGGAGGACCGCTTCGTCGTGGCCACGCTGGACAAGTGGGCGCACGACCCGCAGTTCCTGGCGGGCGACGTGTCGGTGGTGCTGCTGGCGGAGAACCTGGCGGACATGTCGCCGCGCATCAGCCGCAACCCGTACGTGGCGCCCATCGAGCTGCCCCTGCCCACCGAGGAGGAGCGTTTGGACTACGTGCGCTCCAAGCTGGACGGCAAGCGGCTCCAGTCCCTGTCGGAGGTGCCGCTGGCGGGCCTGGCGAAGATGACGGCGGGCCTGTCGCGCATCAACCTGGACCGCGTGCTCACGGAGGCGCTGGAGCGCGAGATCCGCATCACGCCGGACATGCTCAAGGAGAAGAAGAAGGAGCTCATCCAGGCGGAGTGCCACGGCCTCCTGGAGTTCATCGAGCCGGCGCACAACCTGGACGCGGTGGCGGGGCACGCGCACGCCAAGCAGATGCTGCGGCAGGCGGCGTCCGCGCTGAAGAAGGGCCGCATCGAGGTCATGCCCATGGGCTACCTGCTGAGCGGGCCGGTGGGCACGGGCAAGACGTTCATGGTGAGCTGCTTCGCCGGGGAGATTGGCATCCCGGTGGTGAAGTTCCTGAACTTCCGCAGCCAGTGGCAGGGCGTCACCGAAGCCAACCTGGAGAAGATCTTCAACCTGCTGAAGGCCCTGTGGCCGGTGGCGGTGATGGTGGACGAGGCGGACACCTTCCTCGGCAACCGCGACTCCGGCGGGGACTCGGGCACGAGCAGCCGCATCTTCGGCTCCATCGCGGCCTTCATGGGCAACACGCAGTACCGCGGCAAGATCGTCTGGTTCCTGCTGACGGCGCGGCCGGACCTGCTGCCCATCGACCTCAAGCGCCAGGGGCGTGCCGAGGAGCACATCGCGCTCTTCTATCCGCAGACGGACGAGGAGCGGAACGAGCTGTTCCAGGTGATGAGCCGCAAGACGGGCGTGTCGGTGGAGGGCGTGGAGTCCTTCGCCACGCTGATTCCGGAGGGTGTGCGCGCCTTCAGCGGCGCGGACATCGAGGCGGTGATGGTGCGCTCGAAGTTCCGCGCCCTGGCGGACAACCGGGACCAGGTGACGAAGGAGGACCTGGCGGCGGTGCTGGCGGACTTCGTGCCGCCCAGCTACCCCCTGGAGATCGAGATGCAGAACCTGGTGGCGGTGCAGGAGTGCACCAGCCGGGCGCTGCTGCCGGAGAACTTCCGCGCGCTGGACCGGGACTACATCAGCCGGCGCGTGCGGGAGCTGAAGATGCTGCTCGAGGAGCAGTGA
- a CDS encoding L,D-transpeptidase family protein encodes MIASTLLREPSSLPAEPFDTREPSPVEPGRAPGAPLLRHVPSRGAERPDDRTVFGSTALTPGTGFASTPVLAAYAGGNTLMRFGAPVVPLRTAASGEGPTPGGPTAWTATSAPVAARTVTAPLLAAQEPAPTLTAVTSVVPLEHARFTGSPQLADVAAGAVLGPGSRGDGLRAVQGALLDMGFALYGGADGRYGPDTARALRNFQVHATSVAFPGVRASGVLDAATLRALEALAPAPGSRGQTRSLPSPFYAGQPVRVVIALREHRTFLFDPEGRLVDIFPNAVGTAATPTHPGLKVVRAKLDQVATENAGARLWNDRHVFGARLLDLSWVDGHRSGEELHGTSAPALLGGDVSHGCIRHANEDILVLHDALAVGDRIAVVETLQDPHLGVPVTVG; translated from the coding sequence ATGATTGCTTCGACGCTGCTTCGAGAGCCCTCCTCGCTTCCCGCCGAGCCGTTCGACACGCGGGAGCCCTCCCCTGTCGAACCGGGCCGTGCTCCCGGCGCCCCCCTGCTCCGGCACGTCCCGTCCCGTGGAGCCGAACGTCCCGACGACAGGACGGTCTTCGGGAGCACGGCGCTCACGCCCGGGACGGGCTTCGCCAGCACGCCCGTGCTCGCGGCCTACGCGGGTGGGAACACGCTGATGCGCTTCGGGGCGCCAGTCGTCCCGCTTCGCACGGCGGCGTCCGGTGAGGGGCCAACACCAGGGGGCCCTACCGCATGGACCGCGACGAGCGCCCCCGTGGCCGCGCGCACGGTGACGGCTCCCCTGCTGGCGGCGCAGGAGCCCGCGCCCACGCTGACCGCGGTCACCTCCGTCGTGCCCCTGGAGCACGCTCGCTTCACCGGCTCACCCCAGCTCGCGGACGTGGCGGCGGGCGCCGTGCTCGGGCCGGGCTCTCGCGGAGACGGACTGCGCGCGGTGCAGGGCGCGCTCCTGGACATGGGCTTCGCGCTGTACGGCGGCGCGGATGGACGCTACGGCCCGGACACGGCCCGCGCGCTCCGCAACTTCCAGGTGCACGCGACCAGCGTGGCCTTCCCTGGCGTGCGCGCGAGCGGGGTGCTCGACGCGGCCACCCTGCGCGCCCTGGAGGCCCTGGCCCCCGCACCCGGCTCGCGCGGGCAGACGCGCTCCCTGCCCTCCCCCTTCTACGCGGGGCAGCCGGTGCGCGTCGTCATCGCCCTGCGCGAACACCGCACCTTCCTCTTCGACCCGGAGGGCCGACTCGTGGACATCTTCCCCAACGCGGTGGGCACCGCCGCCACGCCCACGCACCCCGGCCTCAAGGTGGTGCGCGCGAAGCTGGATCAGGTGGCCACGGAGAACGCGGGCGCGCGGCTGTGGAACGACCGGCACGTGTTCGGCGCGCGGCTGTTGGACCTCTCCTGGGTGGACGGCCACCGCAGCGGCGAGGAGCTGCACGGCACCAGCGCGCCCGCGCTCCTGGGCGGCGACGTGTCCCACGGCTGCATCCGCCACGCGAACGAGGACATCCTCGTGCTGCATGACGCGCTCGCCGTGGGAGACCGCATCGCCGTGGTGGAGACGCTCCAGGACCCGCACCTGGGCGTCCCCGTCACCGTCGGCTGA
- a CDS encoding LysM peptidoglycan-binding domain-containing protein, translated as MPPLSLLLLALASVPSAQGVAPKPVPPPGVRALPSAEAPSLTADGSLAAPPVPLEEAEETEEVEAESAELEELRALEGAALDPESKPNAEMMQSLRRLGLTNPLRLRMLDALEEPTFREDDTPPALARITDLSTFDVSLVKDRFDIPVDMQPRVAEYIQFFQGPGRKWFRKWMARSTRYLPVMQPILESRGLPRDTVYLAMIESGFSAHAYSWAHAAGPWQFISSTGKQYGLKQDFWVDERRDPIKATHAAAAYLKDLHGELGHWYLAWAGYNTGSYRVRKMVERYGTRDWWLLAEEKGLAKETKHYVPKLIAAALVAKNPAAFGFSEEEFQYESALEYDEVKLTDATDLDVLARSAGVGVADVQELNPELKRWCTPPATAAKPYVLRLPSGTATRFAENFQKLSPADRLTFRVHTVKRGDTLSQIAQQYGTAPEAILQMNRLKSARTLKVRAELVIPVPTGRGGNGAVSGALATKVAQARRSGVVAARPEDEVPAGTPKGPVAAGPVKTEKVNGRTRVTYGVQEGDSLWLIANRFQVSVDDMKKWNNLPRRNRTLSVGTLLMVWPSEPAGTGPAKVEERGGTIVVASAVAGQAPAGPKGKVHTLAEGETLWSVAQRYNVSVEDIMKWNRIKDHRTVPTGKLLSLSAP; from the coding sequence ATGCCGCCTCTCTCACTGCTCCTGCTTGCCCTGGCCTCGGTCCCCTCCGCGCAGGGGGTGGCGCCGAAGCCCGTGCCGCCGCCCGGCGTGCGGGCGCTGCCCTCCGCCGAGGCGCCTTCGCTGACGGCGGACGGGAGCCTCGCGGCCCCCCCGGTTCCCCTGGAGGAAGCCGAGGAGACGGAGGAAGTGGAGGCGGAATCCGCGGAGCTGGAGGAGCTGCGCGCCCTGGAAGGCGCCGCGTTGGATCCAGAGTCCAAGCCGAACGCGGAGATGATGCAGTCGCTGCGGCGGCTGGGGCTGACGAACCCGCTGCGGCTGCGGATGCTGGACGCGCTGGAGGAGCCCACCTTCCGCGAGGACGACACGCCCCCGGCGCTCGCGCGCATCACGGACCTGTCCACCTTCGATGTTTCGCTGGTGAAGGACCGCTTCGACATCCCGGTGGACATGCAGCCCCGGGTGGCCGAGTACATCCAGTTCTTCCAGGGCCCTGGCCGCAAGTGGTTCCGCAAGTGGATGGCGCGCTCCACGCGCTACCTGCCGGTGATGCAGCCCATCCTGGAGTCCAGGGGCCTGCCCCGGGACACGGTGTACCTGGCGATGATTGAGAGCGGCTTCTCCGCGCACGCCTATTCGTGGGCGCACGCGGCCGGGCCGTGGCAGTTCATCTCCAGCACCGGCAAGCAGTACGGCCTCAAGCAGGACTTCTGGGTGGACGAGCGGCGCGACCCCATCAAGGCCACGCACGCGGCGGCGGCGTACCTGAAGGACCTCCACGGCGAGCTGGGCCACTGGTACCTGGCGTGGGCGGGCTACAACACGGGCTCGTACCGGGTGCGCAAGATGGTGGAGCGCTACGGGACGAGGGACTGGTGGCTCCTGGCGGAGGAGAAGGGGCTCGCGAAGGAGACGAAGCACTACGTGCCCAAGCTCATCGCCGCGGCGCTGGTGGCGAAGAACCCCGCCGCGTTCGGCTTCTCCGAGGAGGAGTTCCAGTACGAGTCCGCGCTGGAGTACGACGAGGTGAAGCTCACGGACGCCACGGACCTGGACGTGCTGGCGCGCTCGGCCGGGGTGGGCGTGGCGGACGTGCAGGAGCTGAACCCGGAGCTGAAGCGCTGGTGCACGCCTCCGGCGACGGCGGCGAAGCCCTACGTGCTGCGGCTGCCCTCGGGCACCGCGACGCGCTTCGCGGAGAACTTCCAGAAGCTGTCGCCGGCGGACCGGCTGACGTTCCGCGTGCACACGGTGAAGCGCGGCGACACGCTGTCGCAGATTGCCCAGCAGTACGGCACCGCGCCGGAGGCCATCCTGCAGATGAACCGGCTCAAGAGCGCGCGGACGCTGAAGGTGCGCGCGGAGCTGGTGATTCCGGTGCCGACGGGCCGGGGCGGCAACGGGGCCGTGAGCGGCGCCCTCGCGACGAAGGTGGCGCAGGCGCGGCGCAGCGGCGTGGTGGCGGCGCGGCCCGAGGACGAAGTGCCCGCGGGAACGCCCAAGGGGCCCGTGGCCGCGGGGCCGGTGAAGACGGAGAAGGTGAACGGCCGCACGCGCGTGACGTACGGGGTGCAGGAGGGCGACAGCCTGTGGCTCATCGCCAACCGCTTCCAGGTGTCGGTGGACGACATGAAGAAGTGGAACAACCTGCCCCGCCGCAACCGCACGCTGTCGGTGGGCACGCTGCTGATGGTGTGGCCATCGGAGCCCGCCGGCACGGGGCCCGCGAAGGTGGAGGAGCGCGGCGGCACCATCGTCGTGGCCAGCGCCGTCGCGGGACAGGCGCCCGCCGGCCCCAAGGGCAAGGTGCACACCCTGGCCGAGGGCGAGACGCTCTGGTCGGTGGCGCAGCGCTACAACGTGTCCGTCGAGGACATCATGAAGTGGAACCGCATCAAGGACCACCGCACGGTCCCCACCGGCAAGCTGCTGTCGCTGAGCGCGCCGTAG
- the lpoB gene encoding penicillin-binding protein activator LpoB, whose protein sequence is MNTRRLLLSALVAVSLVGCGGPRAFTRGTYEDPNTIEMLGDRFNENDLQLIAKKMAESLASSPRFAQPPPQGSPLPIVLVGKLRNSTSEHIDMRSLGDKIQTALAQTGRFALVDQQARQDIAEEYEYQQSGYVSPDAAKAPGQQASVDFLMTGDLASIIQEVGRDKLVYYKMTAKLNDVRSGTIAWTDEKQIRKKFEKQGVSW, encoded by the coding sequence ATGAACACCCGCCGCCTGTTGCTGTCCGCCCTCGTCGCCGTGTCGCTCGTCGGCTGTGGGGGGCCGCGCGCCTTCACGCGTGGCACCTACGAGGACCCCAACACCATCGAGATGCTGGGGGACCGTTTCAACGAGAACGACCTGCAGCTCATCGCGAAGAAGATGGCCGAGTCGCTCGCCAGCTCCCCGCGCTTCGCCCAGCCCCCGCCCCAGGGCTCGCCCCTGCCCATCGTCCTCGTGGGCAAGCTGCGCAACAGCACCAGTGAGCACATCGACATGCGCTCGCTGGGCGACAAGATCCAGACGGCGCTCGCGCAGACGGGCCGCTTCGCGCTGGTGGACCAGCAGGCGCGCCAGGACATCGCGGAGGAGTACGAGTACCAGCAGTCCGGCTACGTCAGCCCGGACGCCGCCAAGGCCCCCGGCCAGCAGGCGTCGGTGGACTTCCTGATGACGGGCGACCTCGCCTCCATCATCCAGGAGGTCGGCCGCGACAAGCTCGTCTATTACAAGATGACCGCGAAGCTGAACGACGTGCGCTCGGGCACCATCGCCTGGACGGACGAGAAGCAGATCCGCAAGAAGTTCGAGAAGCAGGGCGTGAGCTGGTAG
- a CDS encoding cytochrome c family protein: MRAVVLAVLVGALVSGCRRQESRPQEGASSPAPVASPPGAVLFISADTRGYLGPCGCSENMRGGIGRAAFQVQQARLGGQPVLYVDGGNSLFGELTLKPDQVPQEERKAKALADAFRTMGLAVRATGALDDTRGADFRRGLGLPEVAPGGVKLLDAGARKVAVVAAASGEALVQASQQARAQGADFVMGLLDQPLEAAQAAAALPGLAANLVVATHSAGEFSAEENRLVRSDVPVVAVQSKGRSLLRVDLTYAAAKGPFTLQRSQGDTDREVTALEQRLALLDKEINLPGIDPKLKALKQGKRDELSARKQGLLTAPPAPATDVNGFALRFLPLESNLASAKDAQALVTAYDADVGKLNLEWAKAHGQDCPLPAKDQAGFVGSAACADCHPEATTVWQGSKHHHAWETLEAVGKQHHLNCIGCHVTGWQQPGGVCRLDKVAGREDVGCESCHGPGSRHVDAPGADTIVGKPGQAVCVTCHNPENSPHFDFATYLPRILAPGHGRPVSSGQAAEPPAK, from the coding sequence ATGCGCGCGGTCGTCCTCGCGGTGCTCGTGGGCGCGCTCGTCTCCGGTTGCAGGCGCCAGGAGTCGCGCCCCCAGGAGGGCGCCTCCTCCCCCGCCCCGGTGGCCTCCCCACCGGGGGCCGTCCTCTTCATCTCCGCCGACACGCGCGGCTACCTGGGCCCCTGCGGGTGCAGCGAGAACATGCGCGGCGGCATCGGCCGGGCGGCGTTCCAGGTGCAGCAGGCGCGCCTGGGGGGCCAGCCGGTGCTGTACGTGGACGGCGGCAACAGCCTCTTCGGGGAGCTGACGCTCAAGCCGGACCAGGTGCCGCAGGAGGAGCGCAAGGCGAAGGCGCTCGCGGACGCGTTCCGGACCATGGGGCTCGCGGTGCGGGCCACGGGCGCGCTGGACGACACGCGCGGCGCGGACTTCCGCCGGGGCCTGGGCCTGCCGGAGGTGGCGCCGGGCGGGGTGAAGCTGCTGGACGCGGGCGCGCGCAAGGTGGCCGTGGTGGCCGCGGCCTCCGGCGAAGCGCTGGTCCAGGCGAGCCAGCAGGCGCGGGCCCAGGGCGCGGACTTCGTGATGGGGTTGCTCGACCAGCCGCTGGAGGCAGCCCAGGCGGCCGCCGCGCTGCCGGGGCTGGCCGCGAACCTGGTGGTCGCCACGCACAGCGCCGGGGAGTTCTCCGCGGAGGAGAACCGGCTGGTGCGCTCCGACGTGCCGGTGGTGGCGGTGCAGAGCAAGGGCCGGTCGCTGCTGCGCGTGGACCTGACGTACGCGGCCGCGAAGGGGCCGTTCACGCTCCAGCGCTCGCAGGGGGACACGGACCGGGAGGTGACGGCGCTGGAGCAGCGCCTCGCGCTCCTGGACAAGGAGATCAACCTGCCGGGCATCGACCCGAAGCTGAAGGCGCTGAAGCAGGGCAAGCGCGACGAGCTCTCCGCGCGCAAGCAGGGCCTGCTCACCGCGCCGCCCGCCCCCGCCACGGACGTCAACGGCTTCGCGCTGCGCTTCCTGCCGCTGGAGTCGAACCTGGCCTCCGCGAAGGACGCACAGGCGCTGGTGACGGCGTACGACGCGGACGTGGGGAAGTTGAACCTTGAATGGGCGAAGGCGCACGGCCAGGACTGCCCGCTGCCCGCGAAGGACCAGGCGGGCTTCGTCGGCAGCGCGGCGTGCGCGGACTGCCACCCGGAGGCCACCACCGTGTGGCAGGGCAGCAAGCACCACCACGCGTGGGAGACGCTGGAGGCGGTGGGCAAGCAGCACCACCTCAACTGCATCGGCTGTCACGTCACCGGCTGGCAGCAGCCCGGCGGCGTGTGCCGGCTGGACAAGGTGGCCGGGCGCGAGGACGTGGGCTGCGAGAGCTGCCACGGCCCCGGCTCCAGGCACGTGGACGCGCCGGGCGCGGACACCATCGTCGGCAAGCCCGGGCAGGCGGTGTGCGTCACCTGCCACAACCCGGAGAACTCGCCGCACTTCGACTTCGCCACCTACCTGCCCCGCATCCTCGCCCCAGGTCATGGAAGACCGGTAAGCAGCGGGCAGGCAGCGGAGCCCCCGGCGAAATAG
- a CDS encoding mechanosensitive ion channel family protein, with product MKLRAPRALAALLLLWTVLCGLPAAALNPGLGQVPQDLDRQSPRATAKGFLDAVHRGDYPRAAHYLYLDFLPAAEQATRGPQLARRLKFVLDRELSIDVSALAKTPEVDATNPRFDSLGAIQLKGAGVPIRLQRVTVDGTPTWVFAEATVKMVDPLFDEYGPLLTETLPSFFFDRSVLGLEPWQWLGLVVTLLGAWILSYLLEKLLLAAALRVARWTNISWDDQVVNAGRGPLRLPFFAGLLALGTSFLLLPPPLRLLSGRVSYSLVIVAVAWFILRFLRVSEAFVQSRVTTEAGNKPRARSLRTQLAVLRAVFEVATYVIAAALLLMQFEVVRNVGVSLLASAGIAGLVIGLAAQKSISTLLAGIQLSITQPVSIGDQVLVENEFGTVEEITLTYVVLRIWDQRRMVIPITQFLDKPFQNWSKGSPEMMGTVILQVDYMADIDALRAELDRVLANEGKHLWDGRVKTLVVFDVMDKTLTVRALVSAANSSQLGDLRFLVRERLVLFLRARPQWLPTVRSESRPAQAQPTRDEDAASAGAPEPRA from the coding sequence ATGAAGCTCCGCGCCCCCCGGGCCCTGGCGGCCCTCCTCCTCCTCTGGACCGTCCTCTGCGGCCTCCCCGCCGCCGCCCTCAACCCCGGCCTGGGGCAGGTCCCGCAGGACCTGGACCGGCAGTCGCCCCGCGCCACCGCGAAGGGGTTCCTGGACGCGGTGCATCGTGGCGACTACCCCCGGGCCGCCCACTACCTGTACCTGGACTTCCTTCCGGCCGCCGAGCAGGCCACGCGCGGGCCCCAGCTGGCGCGCCGGCTGAAGTTCGTCCTGGACCGGGAGCTGTCCATCGACGTGTCGGCGCTGGCGAAGACGCCGGAGGTGGACGCCACGAACCCGCGCTTCGACTCGCTGGGCGCCATCCAGCTCAAGGGCGCGGGCGTGCCCATCCGCCTGCAGCGGGTGACGGTGGACGGCACGCCCACCTGGGTGTTCGCGGAGGCCACCGTGAAGATGGTGGATCCGCTCTTCGACGAATACGGCCCGCTGCTCACGGAGACGCTGCCGTCCTTCTTCTTCGACCGCTCCGTGCTGGGCCTGGAGCCGTGGCAGTGGCTGGGCCTAGTGGTGACGCTGCTGGGCGCGTGGATCCTCTCCTACCTCCTGGAGAAGCTGCTGCTGGCCGCGGCCCTGCGCGTGGCGCGCTGGACGAACATCAGCTGGGATGACCAGGTCGTCAACGCGGGCCGGGGGCCCCTGCGCCTGCCGTTCTTCGCGGGCCTGCTGGCGCTGGGCACGTCGTTCCTGCTGCTGCCCCCGCCGCTGCGGCTGTTGAGCGGCCGGGTGAGCTACTCGCTGGTCATCGTCGCGGTGGCCTGGTTCATCTTGCGCTTCCTGCGTGTGTCGGAGGCGTTCGTCCAGAGCCGCGTCACCACCGAGGCGGGCAACAAGCCCCGCGCGCGCTCGCTGCGCACCCAGCTGGCCGTGCTGCGCGCGGTGTTCGAGGTGGCCACCTACGTCATCGCCGCCGCGCTGCTGCTGATGCAGTTCGAGGTGGTGCGCAACGTCGGCGTGTCGCTGCTCGCCTCCGCCGGCATCGCCGGCCTCGTCATCGGTCTGGCCGCGCAGAAGTCCATCTCCACGCTGCTCGCCGGCATCCAGCTGTCCATCACCCAGCCGGTGAGCATTGGCGACCAGGTGCTGGTGGAGAACGAGTTCGGCACCGTGGAGGAGATCACCCTCACGTACGTCGTTTTGCGCATCTGGGACCAGCGCCGGATGGTCATCCCCATCACCCAGTTCCTGGACAAGCCGTTCCAGAACTGGAGCAAGGGCTCCCCGGAGATGATGGGCACCGTCATCCTCCAGGTGGACTACATGGCGGACATCGACGCGCTGCGCGCCGAGCTGGACCGCGTCCTGGCGAACGAGGGCAAGCACCTGTGGGATGGCCGGGTGAAGACGCTGGTCGTCTTCGACGTGATGGACAAGACCCTCACCGTGCGCGCGCTGGTGAGCGCGGCGAACTCCAGCCAGCTGGGCGACCTGCGCTTCCTCGTGCGTGAGCGCCTGGTGCTCTTCCTGCGCGCGCGGCCCCAGTGGCTGCCCACGGTGCGCAGCGAGTCCCGGCCCGCCCAGGCCCAGCCCACCCGGGACGAGGACGCCGCCTCGGCGGGCGCCCCGGAGCCCCGGGCCTGA